One segment of Stenotrophomonas sp. SAU14A_NAIMI4_8 DNA contains the following:
- a CDS encoding YraN family protein produces the protein MVAARCRSPVVAEHLQRGSAVEAAAEQHLQQAGLQPRARNVRYRGGELDLVMEDAGTVVFVEVRYRARSDFGGGAASIDARKCRRLAHAAQLYLQEHPALANAPCRFDVVEATGEPPQLSWLRDAFRLDDC, from the coding sequence GTGGTGGCCGCCCGATGCCGATCGCCGGTGGTCGCTGAGCATCTGCAACGGGGCTCGGCGGTGGAAGCCGCCGCCGAGCAGCACCTGCAACAGGCCGGCCTGCAGCCGCGCGCGCGCAACGTGCGCTACCGCGGCGGCGAACTGGACCTGGTGATGGAAGACGCCGGCACCGTGGTGTTCGTGGAAGTGCGCTACCGCGCACGTTCGGACTTCGGTGGCGGTGCTGCTTCAATCGACGCGCGCAAGTGCCGGCGCCTGGCCCATGCCGCGCAGCTCTACCTGCAGGAACACCCTGCCCTGGCCAACGCGCCTTGCCGCTTTGATGTGGTGGAAGCTACGGGTGAACCGCCGCAGCTGTCTTGGCTGCGCGATGCCTTCCGCTTGGACGACTGCTGA
- a CDS encoding fimbrial protein, with translation MKASLLACAFAITAGVLPGAAFADSATLTISGRVLPGTCTLAAPPIALDPIKADELVVGDNGLKASALNFTGCVGVSKAVLSFSGTAADGDAQRWKNTASTDPATGVSVALLAGASGNTYLKNGDAGIEVPVTGATASYPLRAGYYAAALTGLQAGEVRTEITVTADYE, from the coding sequence ATGAAAGCTTCCTTGCTTGCTTGTGCCTTCGCGATCACTGCCGGCGTACTGCCTGGCGCTGCCTTCGCCGATTCGGCCACCCTCACCATCAGCGGCCGCGTGCTGCCCGGCACCTGCACACTGGCGGCGCCGCCGATCGCTTTGGATCCCATCAAGGCCGATGAGCTGGTGGTCGGTGACAACGGGCTGAAAGCCAGCGCGTTGAACTTCACCGGCTGTGTGGGTGTAAGCAAGGCGGTGCTGTCGTTCAGTGGTACTGCGGCCGATGGCGATGCGCAGCGCTGGAAGAACACCGCCAGCACCGACCCCGCAACGGGCGTGAGCGTGGCGCTGCTGGCCGGTGCCAGTGGCAACACGTATCTGAAGAACGGCGATGCCGGTATTGAAGTGCCGGTCACCGGCGCCACCGCCAGCTACCCGCTGCGTGCTGGCTACTACGCCGCCGCGTTGACGGGCCTGCAGGCCGGCGAAGTGCGCACCGAGATCACCGTCACCGCCGACTACGAATAA
- a CDS encoding acyltransferase family protein: protein MSTSPAVHNPLIDGLRALAVLAVVVFHIDAAWLPGGFTGVDMFFVISGFVISQALASRAAQPAGVLLLDFYRRRVLRLLPGLLVMLMATFILSALLIPRAWRNEQFDQTGWAALLGLSNVVLSGQQDSYFSPGAELNPFLHTWTLGVEEQFYLIFPLLFLVWLRGREHWWRARALLPVLTLLSLLWAGWQAQAAPTAAFYLLPSRFWELAAGALLYQWMQTRAGGRHANVVAAAGLALLVVGVWIAPHLPMPVPGVLATVVGTLLLLAGVSRQAGGDIARGLGWTPLVYLGRLSYALYLWHWPLLVLLRWTYGLQGAALWLYPLLLLVVSAASYHLVEQPLRHAGPLLRWAPMKTLASAVLLVALCGVGAWASVEYHERISLSVTRDSHAWQARRYPAWRPLEAVAAPSLEGRRLFVAGDSHAAAYRTMTSMVARQTGMEVHQSDQGGCSFVNLQRASPADCQSFIEQALSQIESEARPGDIVLLAALRMPELRGFDWAQQDDQKVYRNLLARQTTADAQAAHEEAERVLQRLQVLGVQVVIDAPLPLFKAGAYRCSDWFNRMNPACTGGLQMVRADLEMLRAPQMALLAELAARYPALTVWDPLPLLCGPDVCSAVEEGQPLFFDNDHLSGHGNRVLLPHFRQLLIDTVESSLLD, encoded by the coding sequence ATGTCCACATCCCCAGCCGTCCACAATCCCTTGATCGATGGCCTGCGCGCACTGGCCGTGCTCGCCGTCGTCGTTTTCCACATAGACGCTGCTTGGTTACCCGGTGGCTTCACCGGCGTGGACATGTTCTTCGTCATTTCCGGCTTCGTGATCAGCCAGGCATTGGCGTCGCGTGCAGCGCAGCCAGCAGGCGTTCTGCTGCTGGACTTCTATCGGCGCCGGGTGCTGCGGCTGTTGCCAGGGCTGCTGGTGATGTTGATGGCCACGTTCATCCTGTCGGCCCTGCTCATTCCGCGTGCGTGGCGCAACGAGCAGTTCGACCAGACCGGATGGGCCGCGCTGCTTGGCCTCAGTAACGTGGTGCTGTCCGGCCAGCAGGACAGCTACTTCTCACCCGGCGCCGAGCTCAATCCGTTCCTGCATACCTGGACACTGGGCGTGGAAGAGCAGTTCTATCTGATCTTCCCGCTGCTGTTCCTGGTTTGGCTGCGCGGCCGCGAGCACTGGTGGCGGGCACGGGCGTTGTTGCCGGTACTCACCCTGCTGTCGTTGTTGTGGGCGGGGTGGCAGGCACAGGCTGCACCGACCGCGGCGTTCTACCTGCTGCCGTCGCGGTTCTGGGAACTGGCGGCCGGTGCGCTGCTGTACCAGTGGATGCAAACGCGCGCGGGTGGTCGGCATGCGAACGTTGTGGCGGCCGCAGGTCTGGCATTGCTGGTGGTCGGCGTCTGGATCGCCCCGCATCTGCCGATGCCGGTGCCAGGTGTGCTGGCCACTGTGGTCGGCACGCTGCTGCTGTTGGCCGGTGTTTCCCGGCAGGCAGGTGGCGATATCGCCCGGGGCTTGGGCTGGACGCCGTTGGTGTACCTGGGGCGTCTGTCGTACGCGCTGTATCTGTGGCACTGGCCGCTGCTTGTGCTGCTGCGCTGGACCTATGGGCTGCAGGGCGCGGCATTGTGGCTGTACCCACTTCTGCTGCTGGTGGTGTCGGCCGCGTCCTATCACCTGGTTGAACAGCCGCTGCGGCACGCCGGGCCCTTGCTGCGCTGGGCGCCGATGAAGACCCTGGCATCGGCGGTGCTGCTGGTAGCGCTGTGTGGCGTGGGCGCTTGGGCCAGCGTGGAGTACCACGAGCGGATCTCGCTCAGTGTGACCCGTGACAGCCATGCCTGGCAGGCGCGCCGCTACCCGGCCTGGCGGCCGCTGGAGGCGGTTGCGGCGCCGAGCCTTGAGGGACGACGCCTCTTTGTGGCCGGCGATTCGCACGCGGCCGCCTATCGCACCATGACCAGCATGGTGGCGCGGCAGACCGGCATGGAAGTGCATCAGAGCGACCAGGGCGGCTGCAGCTTCGTGAACCTGCAGCGGGCCAGCCCGGCCGACTGCCAGAGCTTCATCGAGCAGGCGCTTTCGCAGATCGAAAGCGAGGCGCGACCGGGTGACATCGTGCTGCTGGCGGCGCTGCGTATGCCCGAGCTGCGTGGTTTCGATTGGGCGCAGCAAGATGACCAGAAGGTCTACCGGAACCTGCTGGCCCGACAGACAACGGCCGACGCCCAGGCTGCACACGAAGAAGCCGAACGCGTGCTGCAGCGGTTGCAGGTGCTCGGTGTGCAGGTGGTGATCGACGCGCCATTGCCGCTGTTCAAGGCAGGCGCCTACCGCTGCTCGGATTGGTTCAATCGCATGAATCCTGCATGTACCGGTGGCCTGCAGATGGTCCGCGCCGATCTGGAAATGCTGCGCGCGCCGCAGATGGCATTGCTGGCCGAACTGGCCGCGCGCTATCCCGCATTGACCGTGTGGGACCCGCTGCCGCTGCTCTGCGGGCCCGACGTATGCTCAGCAGTGGAAGAAGGCCAGCCCCTCTTCTTCGACAACGACCACCTGAGCGGGCACGGCAACCGCGTGCTGCTGCCGCACTTCCGCCAGCTGCTGATCGACACCGTAGAGTCGAGCTTGCTCGACTGA
- a CDS encoding fimbrial protein, with product MHFGRVFSTLRNKLHGPRSPTTAPCKPFLPSLGAKMGSAPYLARALVLVALASSAFAVHAVCVPDTPSVTYAQTVPVRFVQEPDVLLYEAGSSTITLRCDAGEELIVAPRLMGLRYVRDIDGWPAFETSPDSPLVQLLIDALPLDGSEGMEPWPIDPLNDSTYSIGSGTGGSEFRFRLHFFSRGGPMRPQLQRALGSVQVQGSGGMGEFHFEIGYEFQGTTCALMDASPVLDPIRADVLDATGTGGEKDFTVQMDCGVPGRPVSLEIHDASDRSNSSDILAPAAGTSAQGVGLQVLYNGLTLPMGRVWAHTDSTGASERIPFTARYIRLPSEPLLAGEIVGQAVLVANYY from the coding sequence ATGCACTTCGGGCGTGTGTTCAGCACACTTCGCAACAAATTGCATGGTCCACGCTCGCCAACGACGGCACCATGCAAGCCCTTTCTTCCTTCCCTTGGAGCCAAGATGGGCAGTGCCCCCTACCTTGCGCGCGCACTGGTGTTGGTCGCACTGGCCTCGTCCGCCTTTGCCGTGCATGCGGTGTGTGTTCCGGATACTCCCAGCGTGACGTACGCGCAGACCGTGCCCGTGCGCTTCGTGCAGGAACCTGACGTGTTGCTGTACGAGGCCGGCAGTTCCACGATCACCCTGCGCTGCGATGCGGGCGAAGAACTCATCGTGGCACCTCGGCTGATGGGCTTGAGGTATGTGCGCGACATCGACGGCTGGCCGGCATTTGAGACGAGCCCGGATTCTCCGTTGGTGCAGCTGCTGATTGATGCCCTGCCATTGGACGGGAGCGAAGGCATGGAGCCTTGGCCGATCGATCCGCTGAATGATTCCACGTACTCGATCGGAAGCGGCACGGGCGGTTCGGAATTCAGGTTCAGGCTGCACTTCTTTTCCCGCGGTGGCCCAATGCGCCCGCAGCTGCAACGCGCGCTGGGCTCGGTGCAGGTACAGGGCAGCGGGGGGATGGGTGAGTTCCACTTCGAGATCGGCTATGAATTCCAGGGCACCACCTGTGCGTTGATGGATGCCAGTCCGGTGCTTGATCCGATCCGTGCCGATGTACTGGATGCCACCGGCACCGGTGGCGAGAAGGATTTCACCGTGCAGATGGACTGTGGTGTGCCGGGTCGTCCGGTGTCGCTCGAGATCCATGACGCCAGTGATCGCAGCAACAGCAGTGACATCCTGGCGCCCGCAGCGGGCACCAGCGCGCAGGGTGTGGGCCTGCAGGTGCTGTACAACGGCCTGACGCTGCCGATGGGCCGGGTCTGGGCGCATACCGATTCCACTGGGGCCAGCGAACGCATTCCGTTCACCGCGCGCTATATCCGCCTGCCCAGCGAGCCGCTGTTGGCGGGGGAGATTGTTGGGCAGGCGGTGCTGGTGGCGAACTATTACTGA
- a CDS encoding fimbrial protein gives MLHFTARRRRWPLACSLVLPMALLACQAYACQRFSPQDRAEDAILTMPNLDMPDRYFTGRGETIQDAFDCPAGQSAILVDMSLSGLTYERDLVWEGSTYPAYSLGERSPLVIFTQATFSGANGSSIALHNGRINRNPGLVLATPGRLDHFVQMRVFFRGGAMRSVPYTALGTIEAWSENDPTNRFRHSFGIEVTLPAVTCTLADASHGLDDVSADDLAAMDSSAKESGFEVSMTCPMDNVDVELSVADANDPGSRDGLLAPAPGATAEGVRVQLLREGVPVQFGQRWRYGWSSKGAQRIPFRARYRRTPDPLAPGVVKGEAVMTADYR, from the coding sequence ATGCTCCATTTCACTGCCCGCCGCCGCAGGTGGCCGCTGGCCTGTTCACTGGTGTTGCCGATGGCTTTGCTTGCGTGCCAGGCCTATGCCTGCCAGCGCTTCAGCCCGCAGGACCGTGCTGAAGATGCCATTCTGACCATGCCGAATCTGGACATGCCGGATCGCTACTTCACCGGGCGCGGCGAGACCATCCAGGACGCGTTTGACTGCCCGGCCGGGCAGAGCGCGATCCTGGTGGACATGTCGCTTTCGGGCCTGACGTATGAGCGCGATCTGGTCTGGGAAGGAAGTACCTATCCCGCCTATAGCCTGGGTGAGCGCTCGCCGTTGGTCATCTTCACCCAGGCGACGTTCAGTGGCGCAAACGGCAGCAGCATTGCGCTGCACAACGGTCGCATCAACCGCAATCCCGGCCTCGTGCTGGCTACACCAGGGCGCTTGGACCACTTCGTGCAGATGCGCGTGTTCTTTCGCGGTGGCGCCATGCGCAGCGTGCCTTACACCGCGCTGGGCACCATCGAAGCCTGGTCGGAGAACGACCCGACCAATCGCTTTCGCCACAGCTTCGGTATAGAGGTGACGCTTCCCGCCGTAACCTGCACGCTGGCCGATGCCAGCCATGGGCTGGACGACGTCAGCGCCGATGACCTGGCAGCGATGGATAGTTCGGCCAAGGAGTCTGGCTTTGAGGTGTCGATGACCTGCCCGATGGACAATGTTGATGTCGAACTGTCCGTGGCAGACGCCAATGACCCTGGCAGCCGTGACGGCCTGCTGGCGCCCGCGCCGGGCGCGACGGCCGAGGGGGTTCGCGTGCAGCTGCTGCGCGAAGGCGTGCCGGTGCAGTTCGGCCAGCGGTGGCGGTACGGATGGTCGAGCAAGGGCGCGCAGCGCATTCCCTTCCGTGCTCGCTATCGACGTACACCTGATCCGTTGGCGCCCGGTGTGGTCAAGGGCGAAGCGGTGATGACCGCCGACTATCGCTGA
- a CDS encoding fimbria/pilus outer membrane usher protein: MLIQTSAASLRASAGPPVAPVALVRAIGAVMLAGTPALSTASTATEFSEGFLLGGEAIDMTRYANGNPLPAGDYAVDVHVNGQFLRSQDIAFAIDQDPHVAVPCIPVSLVRLLPLKPEYLQMLPGDAAACVDLAAHVDGARVAFDSGTLELSISLPQAAQASTARGYVAPELRDDGITAAFVNYSGNHYRSQGRDSSYMGLNAGLNAGAWRLRHRSSFTHSERGSNYNVISSHVQRDIPAWNSQLLLGQGNTGGELFDSAAFTGVRVASDDRMLPDSLRGYAPKVQGIAEGNARVTIRQNGNIIHESNVAPGPFSIEDLYPTSFGGDLEVTVTEADGREQRFNVNFSAVPQALRAGASRFAFTAGELRDNQRSLQPLRFAEGTYARGISNGLTLLSGAQVGQHYQSLLSGAAINTRLGAFGVDVTHSRANLAAGQRMSGNSFRVNYQRYVQATGTNFGLAAYRYSTRGFLSLSDTARVLGGGAVDEWGYGFRARERYQLNFSQKLGQRTTLHLSGGQVAYWDSSRSRNDLQLSVQTSTRRVNYGLSALRYQQGDGRQDTRYAFTLSVPLGRSHHAPRLSTQLSHAGSGDQTQATLTGNLGESRALSYTLSTTQGSGQGSHSAYAAWQGGRGHVDAGYNRLGDYSSLSVGASGSVALHGGGINLGAPVGDGFALVQAPGAQGARVGSSAGVRVAGNGYALVPHISPYRWNTLDLDPSGLPMDVELLQTSQRVAPTAGGIVRVPFEVRRERTLFIDATDALGQPLPFAAQVHSEDGLPLGAVGQGGVIQLRGAQDTGALIVDPEGAARCRIEYRMPDVPDAYGLSWSVGVCVPQRLAAASAAL, encoded by the coding sequence ATGTTGATCCAGACTTCTGCCGCCTCACTGCGGGCCAGTGCCGGCCCTCCGGTTGCGCCCGTTGCCCTCGTGCGTGCCATCGGTGCGGTGATGCTCGCGGGCACGCCCGCGCTCTCCACGGCCTCGACGGCAACCGAATTCAGCGAAGGCTTCCTGCTCGGCGGCGAAGCCATCGACATGACGCGGTACGCCAACGGCAATCCACTGCCCGCCGGCGACTACGCGGTGGATGTCCACGTCAACGGCCAGTTCCTGCGCAGCCAGGACATCGCCTTCGCCATCGACCAGGACCCGCATGTGGCGGTGCCGTGCATTCCGGTGTCGCTGGTGCGCCTGCTGCCGTTGAAGCCGGAGTACCTGCAGATGCTGCCCGGCGATGCAGCGGCCTGTGTCGATCTGGCCGCGCACGTGGATGGCGCGCGCGTGGCCTTCGACAGCGGTACGCTGGAATTGTCGATCAGCCTGCCACAGGCGGCGCAGGCCAGCACCGCGCGCGGCTACGTGGCGCCGGAACTGCGTGATGATGGCATCACCGCCGCGTTCGTGAACTACAGCGGCAACCACTACCGCAGCCAGGGGCGCGACAGTTCCTATATGGGCCTCAATGCAGGCCTCAACGCCGGCGCCTGGCGCTTGCGCCATCGATCTTCTTTTACCCACAGCGAGCGCGGTTCGAACTACAACGTCATCAGCAGCCACGTGCAGCGCGACATTCCGGCCTGGAACAGCCAGCTGCTGCTGGGCCAAGGCAATACCGGCGGCGAACTGTTCGACAGCGCGGCCTTCACCGGTGTGCGCGTGGCCAGCGATGACCGCATGCTGCCCGATTCGCTGCGTGGCTACGCGCCCAAGGTGCAGGGTATCGCCGAAGGCAACGCGCGAGTGACGATTCGCCAGAATGGCAACATCATCCACGAAAGTAACGTGGCGCCTGGTCCGTTCTCGATCGAGGATCTGTACCCCACCAGCTTCGGCGGCGATCTGGAGGTCACGGTCACCGAGGCCGATGGCCGCGAGCAACGCTTCAACGTGAACTTCTCCGCGGTGCCGCAGGCGCTGCGTGCCGGCGCCTCACGCTTTGCATTCACTGCCGGCGAACTGCGCGATAACCAGCGCAGCCTGCAGCCGTTGCGTTTTGCAGAGGGCACCTACGCACGTGGCATCAGCAATGGCCTTACCCTTCTGAGCGGTGCGCAGGTCGGACAGCACTACCAATCGCTGTTGTCGGGCGCGGCCATCAACACCCGCCTCGGCGCCTTCGGCGTGGACGTCACTCACTCGCGCGCCAATCTGGCGGCGGGTCAGCGCATGTCCGGCAACAGCTTTCGGGTGAACTACCAGCGCTATGTACAGGCCACCGGCACCAACTTCGGCTTGGCCGCCTACCGCTACAGCACGCGCGGCTTCCTCAGCCTGAGTGACACCGCGCGGGTGCTCGGCGGCGGCGCGGTGGACGAATGGGGTTACGGATTCCGTGCACGCGAGCGCTACCAGCTGAACTTCTCGCAGAAGCTGGGCCAGCGCACCACACTGCACCTCAGTGGCGGTCAGGTGGCCTACTGGGACAGCAGCCGCAGCCGCAACGACCTGCAACTGAGCGTGCAGACCAGCACCCGACGGGTGAACTACGGGCTGTCGGCCCTGCGCTACCAGCAGGGCGATGGACGCCAGGACACCCGCTATGCCTTCACCCTGAGCGTGCCGCTGGGCCGCAGCCACCATGCGCCGCGCTTGAGCACGCAGCTCAGCCATGCCGGCAGTGGCGACCAGACACAGGCCACGCTGACCGGCAACCTGGGTGAGTCGCGCGCGCTCAGTTACACGCTGTCCACCACCCAAGGCAGTGGCCAGGGCAGCCACAGTGCGTACGCCGCATGGCAGGGCGGGCGCGGCCACGTCGATGCCGGCTACAACCGTTTGGGCGACTACAGCAGCCTGTCGGTGGGCGCATCGGGCAGCGTGGCGCTGCATGGCGGTGGCATCAACCTGGGCGCACCGGTGGGCGATGGCTTCGCGCTGGTGCAGGCACCGGGCGCGCAAGGCGCACGCGTGGGCAGCAGCGCTGGCGTGCGCGTGGCCGGCAATGGCTACGCACTGGTGCCGCACATCAGCCCGTACCGCTGGAACACGCTGGATCTGGACCCGTCCGGTCTGCCGATGGACGTGGAGCTGCTGCAGACCTCGCAGCGCGTCGCGCCGACCGCTGGCGGCATCGTGCGCGTACCGTTCGAGGTGCGCCGTGAGCGCACCCTGTTCATCGACGCCACCGATGCGCTGGGCCAGCCATTGCCATTCGCCGCGCAGGTACACAGCGAAGACGGCCTGCCGTTGGGCGCGGTGGGGCAGGGCGGGGTGATCCAGCTGCGTGGTGCGCAGGATACAGGTGCCTTGATTGTCGATCCCGAAGGTGCGGCGCGCTGCCGTATCGAATACCGCATGCCTGATGTCCCCGATGCCTATGGGCTGTCGTGGAGCGTGGGGGTATGCGTTCCACAGCGTCTGGCGGCCGCCAGCGCTGCCCTCTGA
- a CDS encoding fimbrial protein, with protein sequence MSLKLRLLSLSLLAAAVPAVHAEPLEITGELMASTCSVGAPGGTITVPMGQVDLASVNANTRAGQKNFTIALDCTGSGAEQDVGVRFGGTPDGSTGNLALTAASGATNVGVALYDGAGNHQKIGDDPTQWVTIAAGGSGQLDYSAWYASPGQNATQGTANASGDFVVIYK encoded by the coding sequence ATGTCCTTGAAACTGCGCCTGCTGTCCCTGTCCCTGCTCGCCGCCGCTGTGCCGGCCGTGCACGCCGAACCGCTGGAAATCACCGGTGAACTGATGGCATCGACCTGCTCGGTCGGCGCCCCCGGCGGCACCATCACCGTACCGATGGGCCAGGTCGATCTGGCCTCGGTCAACGCCAACACCCGTGCGGGCCAGAAGAACTTCACCATTGCGCTGGATTGCACCGGCTCGGGTGCCGAACAGGATGTGGGCGTGCGCTTCGGTGGCACCCCCGATGGCAGCACCGGCAACCTGGCACTGACCGCCGCGTCCGGCGCCACCAACGTGGGCGTGGCCCTGTACGACGGCGCCGGCAACCACCAGAAGATCGGTGATGACCCGACCCAGTGGGTCACCATCGCCGCCGGCGGCAGCGGCCAGCTGGACTACAGCGCGTGGTACGCCTCGCCGGGCCAGAACGCCACCCAGGGCACCGCGAATGCCTCTGGCGATTTCGTAGTGATCTACAAGTAA
- a CDS encoding metal-dependent hydrolase: MPSIITHAAVPLALWCAADRGRIPAWLLAAGVVAAMLPDADVLAFVLHIPYADAFGHRGASHSLLFAGVLAMLAALWCLLCQPRLAPTQRGPTVASTVQAAVFVFVCAASHPLLDAMTSGGLGVALAWPWSEQRFFAPWRPIRVSPFAPQFFSARGVATLLSELCWVWLPLAGAVIAWKLIQPAPAVPREPS; this comes from the coding sequence ATGCCTTCGATCATCACCCACGCCGCCGTGCCGCTGGCTTTGTGGTGCGCCGCTGATCGCGGCCGCATTCCAGCGTGGCTGCTGGCCGCCGGCGTGGTGGCGGCGATGCTGCCCGATGCCGATGTGCTGGCGTTCGTGCTGCACATTCCCTATGCCGATGCGTTCGGGCATCGCGGGGCCAGTCATTCGCTGCTGTTTGCCGGCGTGCTGGCGATGTTGGCAGCGTTGTGGTGCCTCCTGTGCCAACCAAGGTTGGCACCTACCCAGCGAGGGCCAACGGTGGCGTCCACCGTACAGGCGGCGGTATTCGTCTTCGTCTGCGCGGCCAGCCATCCCCTGCTCGACGCCATGACCTCCGGCGGCCTGGGCGTTGCCTTGGCCTGGCCGTGGAGCGAACAGCGCTTCTTCGCACCGTGGCGGCCGATCCGCGTATCGCCCTTCGCGCCGCAGTTCTTCAGCGCACGTGGCGTGGCCACGCTGCTATCGGAACTGTGCTGGGTGTGGCTGCCGCTGGCCGGTGCTGTTATTGCCTGGAAGTTGATTCAACCCGCCCCTGCTGTCCCGCGAGAACCGTCATGA
- a CDS encoding molecular chaperone has protein sequence MKHHASTWLCALLAMAVALPATAAVTLQGTRIVYDAGKGRDTTVRASNVGELPAMTQVWIDDGNAQSRPEDVRTPFRLTPAEPRLLQSKQGQAYRITYAPRPSEAPLPTDRESVFYFNLLDIPPKPANAADKNLLQFAVRTRVKLFHRPAGLPGSARDAAAQLQWRGDAHALQVHNPSAYHVTLSTLTLADGQRVDVDMIAPRQSARFALPQGAAIPTSVTFTWLDDYGAPREQQAVVGR, from the coding sequence ATGAAGCACCACGCATCGACGTGGCTGTGCGCGTTGCTGGCGATGGCCGTTGCGCTGCCTGCTACCGCGGCGGTCACGCTGCAGGGTACGCGTATCGTGTACGACGCCGGCAAGGGCCGCGACACCACCGTACGCGCCAGCAACGTGGGCGAGCTGCCGGCCATGACCCAGGTCTGGATTGACGACGGCAACGCGCAGTCGCGCCCGGAAGATGTGCGCACGCCCTTCCGGCTGACCCCGGCCGAGCCGCGCCTGCTGCAGTCCAAGCAGGGCCAGGCCTATCGCATCACCTACGCACCGCGCCCGTCGGAGGCACCGCTGCCGACTGATCGCGAATCGGTGTTCTATTTCAATTTGTTGGACATTCCGCCCAAGCCGGCCAATGCCGCTGACAAGAACCTGCTGCAGTTCGCCGTGCGCACGCGGGTGAAGCTGTTCCATCGCCCCGCCGGCCTGCCCGGCAGCGCGCGCGATGCTGCCGCACAGTTGCAATGGCGCGGCGACGCACATGCGTTGCAGGTGCATAACCCCAGCGCCTACCACGTGACGCTGAGCACACTGACGCTGGCCGATGGGCAACGCGTGGACGTGGACATGATCGCGCCGCGACAGAGCGCGCGCTTCGCGCTGCCGCAGGGTGCGGCGATACCGACGTCGGTGACCTTCACCTGGTTGGACGACTACGGCGCGCCGCGAGAGCAGCAGGCGGTGGTAGGCCGATGA
- a CDS encoding FAD-linked oxidase C-terminal domain-containing protein, whose amino-acid sequence MSTALPAALVAELSVLLGAEGWRMDDNALETNAQDNSWRRQRPAAVALPADIEQVQALVRVCRAHGVALVARGAGTGTTGAAVPLPGSIVLSFTRMDRIVEIRAGDRCAVVQPGVLNGTLQQALAPHGLFWAPDPSSAEICSVGGNLACNAGGPRAVKYGTSRDNVLGLVAVTGTGEVIRCGGAYTKDSTGYDLTHLLVGSEGTLALIVEATLKLTPLPVSQAGLRVLYRDADAAAAAVSRLMSQPVVPTRLEFVDARSLELLRLNGAEVPEAGAMLLVEADGDHDTLPYLLQALATAAEGDSMIELDVAMEGRARDQLWAARKALSPALRTVAPGKINEDVVVPVSRIPDLVAGVQALAREYTLTIVTFGHAGNGNLHVNILYHPDDADENARAHAALPKIFELTLALGGTLSGEHGIGLAKRDFMAQAFSPATLATMRAIKAALDPDGILNPGKVLPPA is encoded by the coding sequence ATGAGTACTGCCCTGCCCGCCGCCCTGGTTGCCGAACTGTCCGTCCTGCTGGGCGCGGAGGGCTGGCGCATGGATGACAACGCGCTGGAAACGAACGCGCAGGACAATTCCTGGCGCCGGCAGCGCCCGGCGGCCGTTGCGCTGCCAGCCGATATCGAACAGGTGCAGGCGCTGGTGCGCGTGTGCCGTGCGCATGGCGTGGCACTGGTCGCGCGCGGCGCCGGCACCGGCACCACGGGTGCGGCGGTGCCGCTGCCGGGCAGCATCGTGCTGTCGTTCACCCGCATGGACCGCATCGTCGAGATCCGCGCGGGCGACCGCTGCGCCGTGGTGCAGCCCGGCGTATTGAACGGCACCCTGCAGCAGGCGCTTGCGCCGCATGGCCTGTTCTGGGCACCGGACCCGTCCAGCGCGGAGATCTGCAGCGTGGGCGGCAACCTGGCCTGCAATGCCGGTGGCCCGCGCGCGGTGAAGTACGGCACCAGCCGAGACAACGTGCTCGGCCTGGTGGCGGTCACCGGTACCGGCGAGGTGATCCGCTGCGGCGGTGCCTACACCAAGGATTCCACCGGCTACGACCTCACCCACCTGCTGGTGGGCAGCGAAGGCACCCTGGCCCTGATCGTGGAAGCCACCTTGAAACTGACCCCGCTGCCGGTCAGCCAGGCCGGCCTGCGCGTGCTGTACCGCGATGCTGATGCGGCCGCCGCAGCCGTATCGCGACTGATGTCGCAACCGGTGGTGCCCACGCGTCTGGAATTCGTGGATGCACGCAGCCTGGAGTTGTTGCGCTTGAACGGCGCCGAGGTGCCGGAAGCCGGCGCGATGCTGCTGGTTGAAGCCGATGGTGACCACGACACCCTGCCCTACCTGCTGCAGGCGCTGGCCACCGCGGCCGAGGGCGACAGCATGATCGAACTGGACGTAGCGATGGAAGGCCGCGCGCGTGACCAGCTCTGGGCGGCACGCAAGGCGTTGTCGCCGGCGCTGCGCACCGTCGCACCGGGCAAGATCAATGAAGACGTGGTGGTGCCGGTGTCGCGCATTCCGGACCTGGTGGCCGGGGTGCAGGCATTGGCACGCGAGTACACGCTGACCATCGTCACCTTCGGTCATGCCGGCAACGGCAACCTGCACGTCAACATCCTCTATCACCCCGATGATGCCGACGAGAACGCACGCGCACACGCCGCGCTGCCGAAGATCTTCGAACTGACGCTGGCACTGGGTGGCACGTTGTCCGGCGAGCATGGCATCGGATTGGCCAAGCGCGATTTCATGGCGCAGGCGTTCAGCCCGGCCACCTTGGCAACCATGCGCGCGATCAAGGCCGCGCTGGATCCGGATGGGATTCTCAACCCGGGCAAGGTGTTGCCGCCGGCGTGA